A region of Brevundimonas sp. NIBR10 DNA encodes the following proteins:
- a CDS encoding M10 family metallopeptidase C-terminal domain-containing protein produces the protein MSTIQLRDSDHFVTYTNAQGSLVTAPRDLILSTYAPATPGRYPVIVYSHGHGGSGTAGSGSGITAQALADLGYIVIAPTHLDSNAIYPATITQQFGLFNPVSSLHRTADVQFALDQVATLVAALPGYSADAARPVVAGHSHGAFTAALIVGAQSELHAAGLAPNNPYGMTSIADPRFAAAILLSPQGDETPWGGLSPTSWDAIRVPLLVVTGTLDEELGLAGWQGRLDPFGESDVAGAAVVYRDATHADIGGNTTIPGMTASIAGFADRFLDGFLGGDAAALAAFSTAASLMSLEQRLAQAFSRPVVGSTGTGVIDGGAGADILEGLATADRITGGGGADTLSGGAGADVFRYLATSDSTASIQDTITDFQTGSDRIDLSALSPTSISIARLTGGSAVFAQTPGGAFQVFVQGSPLNVTDIVYSGGFGVYVIGSDSPDVIQGGDRPDPLVGLGGDDVITGGAGADAISGGAGRDVFRYVAWGDSNQTTGYDNLYDFTWGQDRIDLTQLNATSISILRSDNGSSFVYAETAQGVFLTTAAGLSVRGADLIYGPNGVGGFGIFMLGSNFGDGLTGTSQADSIVGGAGNDNITGGGGADVLFGNEGADLFNYESASDSTASEADTIFDFVSGADTIGLSRIRTGAADSFGIAYLSGGSYLFVDLGGNGTNDMVIGLANTTLRASDIIWGTAAIGEEPGIKDAGPEVLPVEEVGEVFGIDLMSDLSPMTGRWMLDLEGARGFHGQDWYL, from the coding sequence GTGAGCACGATCCAACTTCGCGATAGCGATCATTTCGTCACCTATACGAACGCGCAAGGCAGCTTGGTCACCGCGCCGCGCGATCTGATCCTCAGCACCTATGCCCCCGCGACGCCCGGACGGTATCCGGTGATCGTCTACAGCCACGGGCACGGCGGAAGCGGGACGGCCGGGTCCGGGTCGGGGATCACGGCCCAGGCCCTGGCCGATCTGGGCTATATCGTCATCGCCCCGACCCACCTGGACTCGAACGCGATCTATCCCGCCACGATCACCCAGCAGTTCGGCCTGTTCAATCCGGTTTCGAGCCTGCATCGAACCGCCGACGTCCAGTTCGCCCTGGACCAGGTCGCCACCCTGGTCGCCGCCCTGCCGGGCTATTCGGCCGACGCCGCCCGACCGGTGGTGGCGGGTCACAGCCACGGAGCCTTTACCGCGGCCCTGATCGTCGGGGCCCAGTCCGAACTGCATGCGGCGGGTCTGGCCCCCAACAACCCGTACGGCATGACGAGCATCGCCGATCCGCGCTTCGCGGCCGCGATCCTGTTGTCGCCTCAGGGGGACGAAACCCCGTGGGGAGGATTGTCGCCGACATCCTGGGACGCAATCCGGGTTCCGCTGCTGGTGGTGACCGGAACCCTTGACGAGGAACTGGGTCTGGCCGGCTGGCAGGGTCGACTGGACCCCTTCGGCGAGAGCGATGTCGCGGGCGCTGCCGTCGTCTATCGCGACGCAACCCACGCCGATATCGGTGGCAATACCACAATCCCCGGCATGACCGCGTCGATCGCAGGGTTTGCCGACCGCTTTCTGGACGGGTTCCTGGGGGGAGACGCGGCGGCGCTCGCGGCGTTTTCTACGGCGGCCAGCCTGATGAGCCTGGAGCAACGCCTGGCCCAGGCCTTTAGCCGGCCGGTCGTCGGATCGACCGGGACGGGGGTGATCGACGGCGGTGCCGGAGCCGACATCCTGGAGGGGTTGGCCACAGCCGACCGGATCACCGGCGGTGGCGGTGCGGACACCCTGAGCGGTGGGGCCGGGGCGGATGTGTTCCGTTATCTGGCGACCTCGGATTCGACCGCATCGATCCAGGACACGATCACAGACTTCCAGACGGGTTCGGACCGGATCGACCTGTCGGCGCTGAGCCCGACGTCGATCAGCATCGCGCGACTGACCGGCGGCAGCGCCGTTTTTGCCCAGACCCCGGGCGGAGCCTTCCAGGTGTTCGTGCAGGGTTCGCCGCTGAACGTGACGGACATCGTCTATTCAGGCGGTTTCGGGGTCTATGTGATCGGGTCGGACAGCCCCGACGTCATCCAGGGCGGAGACAGGCCCGATCCCCTGGTCGGCCTCGGCGGGGATGACGTCATCACCGGTGGCGCGGGTGCCGACGCCATCTCGGGCGGGGCCGGACGGGATGTATTCCGCTATGTCGCCTGGGGCGATTCCAACCAGACGACCGGATACGATAATCTGTACGACTTCACCTGGGGTCAGGACAGGATCGACCTGACGCAGTTGAACGCGACCTCGATCAGCATCCTGAGGTCCGACAACGGGTCCAGCTTCGTCTATGCGGAAACGGCGCAGGGCGTGTTCCTGACCACGGCTGCGGGTCTGTCGGTGCGGGGGGCCGATCTCATCTATGGGCCCAATGGGGTCGGCGGATTCGGCATCTTCATGCTCGGCTCGAATTTCGGCGACGGCCTGACCGGCACGAGCCAGGCCGACTCGATCGTGGGGGGAGCCGGCAACGACAACATCACAGGGGGCGGCGGTGCCGACGTCCTGTTCGGCAACGAAGGCGCGGACCTGTTCAACTATGAGTCCGCCTCGGATTCGACGGCTTCGGAAGCCGACACCATCTTCGACTTCGTTTCGGGCGCGGATACGATCGGTCTGTCGCGGATCCGTACCGGGGCAGCCGACAGCTTCGGCATCGCCTATCTGTCGGGCGGGTCGTATCTTTTCGTGGATCTGGGCGGTAACGGCACGAACGACATGGTGATCGGCCTGGCCAACACCACGCTGAGGGCCTCGGACATCATCTGGGGGACCGCTGCGATCGGCGAGGAGCCTGGAATCAAGGACGCGGGGCCAGAGGTGCTGCCGGTCGAGGAGGTGGGCGAGGTCTTCGGTATCGACCTGATGTCCGACCTGTCGCCGATGACAGGGCGGTGGATGCTGGACCTGGAAGGCGCACGCGGGTTCCACGGCCAGGACTGGTATCTGTAG
- a CDS encoding TonB-dependent receptor: MRSHLLASTILTAALASFAAPVLAQTSEPVSTAPVAADAQDQELGEIVVTGSRIRRDATNSPTPLIQVSQDQLLTTGQSTVIDYLATIPALSNSVVPSDTTGSGLGDGGLSLPNLRSLGSNRTLTLVDGRRHVGSSGGQLSVDIDTIPRLLIENIEIVTGGAASVYGADAVSGVLNFILRKDFEGLEVDASYGMINEDGQANRRISALIGKNFFDDRLNLYAHAEYEKVDEVTSLDIDWLRRAPVRIGIDADPTNRPDDANLDARLFTEVNRIDRPRWGQTTLANVQQPSDLTNPNVPFENCFPGGNTPGNFSYAANCFGVTPGKTFWYDGTTARLADFGQRVGETGANRPYNLGGDGENPAEFSTGSRVPSSESQRYQVGGTFKLTDAITAYAEAKYVTEDTFDLAQPTFFDIDLVNSYAANEVNPIYAVNNFDLRWTDNAFLPQNVKDAIRTNLVTPYGAPTATAAGAAGTPFIVQNARHSMFGPDRTQDNSRVLQRYVAGVRGEFDQFAFVKDISIDLGYTYGQVEVENIERGVDGQRFALAIDSVVDTAGIVNGTPGQIVCRAQLLNKQNVASGNLFDYQRGGDLRDTQYGRDAIAACAPLNVFGKGNQSQEALNYIDATVGITERNEQHQAIGSISGSLWDFWGAGPIGVALGGEYRKETTEATGRDRDTDGRLLFLNTGPDFPEVSYDSQEVFAELSIPLFRDSILGEYAEFSGSYRYADYSTVGGSDVYGVNLIYRPIQDITFKTSYNTSIRVPDLAENFAPNSQTFANGIVDPCTTANIAAVSDAATRQNRITNCTALAAAQGRTFDFAGATATNLDDFRPNYTSGISGVTGGNPNLRPEQSDSFTFSTVLRPRFIPNFSLVLDYYEITIDDVIASVSADTAAANCVNGPTLNTDACSTIFRNNPNIPFGVGAPAGDPIGGFIQRSFNYASLKTRGLDFTARYSLDTEEMFGRSFGRFDYSIGGLWLITQQQYLNESDASDYDELAGTPFYPRVRFTSSLTWTPNDTWSVNWTADWQSAQNVVYSRDFINNADSRQQDELDTGNFVRNDFTVRWNVMDDLSLRAGVVNAFDAEQAPFLGTTLYSNFDPYGRRFFVGLNYKVW, encoded by the coding sequence ATGCGCTCACACCTTCTTGCCTCGACCATTCTTACGGCTGCGCTTGCGTCCTTCGCCGCGCCGGTCCTCGCCCAGACGTCCGAACCCGTCTCGACCGCCCCCGTCGCCGCCGACGCCCAGGACCAGGAACTTGGCGAGATCGTCGTCACCGGTTCGCGCATCCGTCGCGACGCGACCAACTCCCCCACCCCGCTGATCCAGGTGTCCCAGGACCAGCTCCTAACCACCGGCCAGTCGACGGTGATCGACTATCTGGCCACCATCCCGGCCCTGTCGAACTCTGTGGTGCCGTCCGACACGACCGGTTCGGGCCTGGGCGACGGCGGTCTGTCGCTGCCGAACCTGCGCTCGCTGGGCTCCAACCGCACCCTGACCCTCGTCGACGGACGTCGTCACGTCGGCTCCAGCGGCGGCCAGCTGTCGGTCGACATCGACACCATCCCCCGTCTGCTGATCGAGAACATCGAGATCGTCACCGGCGGCGCCGCCTCGGTCTACGGCGCCGACGCCGTCTCGGGCGTGCTCAACTTCATCCTGCGCAAGGATTTCGAGGGTCTGGAGGTCGACGCCAGCTACGGCATGATCAACGAGGACGGCCAAGCCAACCGCCGCATCTCGGCCCTGATCGGCAAGAATTTCTTCGACGACCGCCTGAACCTCTACGCCCACGCCGAGTACGAAAAGGTCGACGAGGTCACCTCGCTCGACATCGACTGGCTGCGCCGCGCGCCCGTCCGCATCGGCATCGACGCCGACCCGACCAACCGCCCCGACGACGCCAACCTGGACGCCCGCCTGTTCACCGAAGTGAACCGCATCGACCGTCCCCGGTGGGGCCAGACCACCCTGGCCAACGTCCAGCAGCCCAGCGACCTGACCAACCCCAACGTCCCGTTCGAGAACTGCTTCCCCGGCGGCAATACCCCCGGCAACTTCAGCTACGCCGCCAACTGCTTCGGCGTCACCCCGGGCAAGACCTTCTGGTATGACGGCACGACCGCCCGCCTCGCCGACTTCGGTCAGCGCGTCGGCGAGACCGGTGCCAACCGCCCCTACAACCTCGGCGGCGACGGCGAGAACCCGGCCGAGTTCTCGACCGGCTCGCGCGTGCCCTCATCGGAATCGCAGCGCTACCAGGTCGGCGGCACCTTCAAGCTGACGGACGCCATCACCGCCTATGCCGAGGCCAAATACGTCACCGAAGACACCTTCGACCTGGCCCAGCCGACCTTCTTCGACATCGACCTGGTCAACTCCTACGCCGCGAACGAAGTGAACCCGATCTATGCGGTCAACAACTTCGACCTGCGCTGGACCGACAACGCCTTCCTGCCCCAGAACGTGAAGGACGCGATCCGCACCAACCTGGTGACCCCCTACGGCGCGCCGACCGCGACCGCAGCGGGTGCCGCGGGCACGCCCTTCATCGTCCAGAACGCGCGTCACTCGATGTTCGGCCCTGACCGCACCCAGGACAACAGCCGCGTCCTGCAACGCTACGTCGCCGGCGTGCGCGGCGAGTTCGACCAGTTCGCCTTCGTCAAGGATATCAGCATCGACCTGGGCTATACCTACGGTCAGGTCGAGGTCGAGAACATCGAACGCGGCGTCGACGGCCAGCGTTTCGCCCTGGCCATCGACTCGGTCGTCGACACCGCCGGCATCGTCAACGGCACGCCGGGACAGATCGTCTGCCGCGCCCAGCTTCTGAACAAGCAGAATGTCGCCAGCGGCAACCTGTTCGACTATCAGCGTGGTGGTGATCTGCGTGACACCCAGTACGGCCGCGACGCCATCGCCGCCTGCGCCCCGCTGAACGTCTTCGGCAAGGGCAACCAGAGCCAGGAAGCGCTCAACTACATCGACGCCACCGTCGGCATCACCGAGCGCAATGAACAGCATCAGGCCATCGGCTCGATCTCGGGCAGCCTGTGGGACTTCTGGGGCGCCGGTCCGATCGGCGTGGCCCTGGGCGGCGAATACCGCAAGGAAACCACCGAGGCGACCGGTCGCGACCGCGACACCGACGGCCGCCTGCTGTTCCTCAACACCGGCCCGGACTTCCCCGAAGTCAGCTACGACAGCCAGGAAGTCTTCGCCGAACTGTCCATCCCGCTGTTCCGCGACAGCATCCTGGGTGAATATGCCGAGTTCAGCGGCTCCTACCGCTACGCCGACTATTCGACCGTCGGCGGATCGGATGTCTACGGCGTCAACCTGATCTATCGTCCGATCCAGGACATCACCTTCAAGACCAGCTACAACACCTCGATCCGCGTCCCCGACCTGGCCGAGAATTTCGCCCCCAACAGCCAGACCTTCGCCAACGGCATCGTCGACCCCTGCACCACCGCCAACATCGCGGCCGTGTCGGATGCGGCGACCCGCCAGAACCGGATCACCAACTGTACGGCGCTGGCCGCCGCCCAGGGTCGCACCTTCGACTTCGCGGGGGCCACGGCGACCAACCTCGACGACTTCCGTCCGAACTACACCTCGGGCATCTCGGGCGTCACCGGCGGCAACCCCAACCTGCGGCCGGAACAGTCGGACAGCTTCACCTTCTCCACCGTGCTGCGTCCGCGCTTCATCCCCAACTTCAGCCTGGTGCTCGACTACTACGAGATCACCATCGACGACGTGATCGCCTCGGTCTCGGCCGATACGGCGGCGGCCAACTGCGTCAACGGGCCGACGCTGAACACCGACGCCTGCTCGACCATCTTCCGCAACAATCCGAATATCCCGTTCGGCGTCGGCGCGCCCGCCGGTGACCCGATCGGCGGCTTCATCCAGCGGTCGTTCAACTACGCCTCGCTCAAGACGCGCGGCCTGGACTTCACCGCCCGCTACAGCCTCGACACCGAAGAGATGTTCGGCCGCAGCTTCGGTCGCTTCGACTATTCGATCGGCGGCCTGTGGCTGATCACCCAGCAGCAGTACCTGAACGAGTCGGACGCCTCCGATTACGACGAACTGGCCGGCACGCCCTTCTACCCGCGTGTCCGCTTCACCTCGTCGCTGACCTGGACGCCGAACGACACCTGGAGCGTCAACTGGACCGCCGACTGGCAATCGGCCCAGAACGTCGTCTACTCGCGCGACTTCATCAACAACGCCGACTCGCGTCAGCAGGACGAGCTGGACACCGGCAACTTCGTGCGGAACGACTTCACCGTGCGCTGGAACGTGATGGACGACCTGTCGCTGCGCGCCGGTGTGGTCAACGCCTTCGACGCCGAACAGGCACCCTTCCTGGGCACCACCCTGTATTCCAACTTCGACCCCTACGGCCGCCGCTTCTTCGTCGGCCTGAACTACAAGGTCTGGTAG
- a CDS encoding TCR/Tet family MFS transporter has protein sequence MSILHPKRRRAAIAFIFVTAVLDILAMGLVIPVLPALIEEFAGSGASAGIWNGAFVAMWAGMQFLASPVIGSLSDRYGRRPVILISCAGLSIDWLLMALAPNLWWLAVGRLLGGVTSSSFTAIYAYMADITAPEDRARAYGLIGAAFSGGFVLGPVVGGFLGELGPRAPFWAAAALSGVAFLYGLFILPESLAPENRTAFSWRRANPLGAMTLLRRHVELTGLATVNFLLYFSHHVFSAVFVLYAMHRYGWGPREVGLLLAAVGAIDMVVQGMVVGPVTKRLGDRRTMLVGLGFGAVGIAMMGWAPTGWMFALAMLPNSLWGLAMPTLQALMTRQVGDDEQGQLQGANNSVASIAGVMSPLFFGWIYSVSIGQGAWIPHPGMAFFMAAVVLALAGVVGWRVGRKAELSHGTG, from the coding sequence ATGTCGATCCTGCACCCTAAACGACGCCGCGCGGCCATCGCCTTCATCTTCGTGACGGCGGTGCTGGACATCCTGGCCATGGGGCTGGTGATCCCGGTGCTGCCTGCGCTGATCGAGGAGTTCGCGGGGTCGGGGGCCTCGGCGGGGATCTGGAACGGGGCGTTCGTGGCCATGTGGGCGGGGATGCAGTTCCTGGCGTCGCCGGTGATCGGGTCGCTGTCGGACCGGTATGGGCGCAGGCCCGTGATCCTGATTTCGTGCGCCGGGCTATCGATCGACTGGCTGCTGATGGCGCTGGCACCCAACCTGTGGTGGCTGGCGGTTGGGCGGTTGCTGGGCGGAGTGACCTCGTCCAGCTTCACCGCCATCTATGCCTATATGGCCGACATCACCGCGCCGGAGGACCGGGCGCGGGCGTACGGTTTGATCGGGGCGGCGTTCTCGGGCGGCTTCGTGCTCGGGCCGGTGGTCGGCGGGTTCCTGGGCGAACTGGGGCCCCGGGCACCGTTCTGGGCGGCGGCGGCGCTGTCGGGGGTGGCGTTCCTGTACGGGCTGTTCATCCTGCCCGAGAGCCTGGCCCCTGAGAACCGGACGGCGTTCAGCTGGCGGCGGGCCAATCCGCTGGGGGCCATGACGCTGTTGCGCCGGCATGTGGAGCTTACCGGCTTGGCGACCGTAAACTTCCTGCTGTACTTCTCGCACCACGTCTTTTCGGCGGTGTTCGTGCTCTACGCCATGCACCGCTACGGCTGGGGGCCGCGCGAGGTCGGGCTGCTGCTGGCTGCGGTCGGGGCGATCGACATGGTGGTTCAAGGCATGGTCGTCGGCCCTGTGACCAAGCGCCTGGGCGACCGGCGGACCATGCTGGTGGGGCTGGGGTTCGGGGCGGTCGGGATCGCCATGATGGGGTGGGCGCCGACGGGATGGATGTTCGCCCTGGCCATGCTGCCTAACAGCCTGTGGGGGCTGGCCATGCCGACGCTGCAGGCGCTGATGACGCGCCAGGTCGGGGACGACGAACAGGGCCAGTTGCAGGGGGCGAACAACAGCGTGGCCTCGATCGCCGGGGTGATGTCGCCGCTGTTCTTCGGCTGGATCTATTCGGTGTCGATCGGACAGGGCGCGTGGATTCCGCATCCAGGCATGGCCTTCTTCATGGCTGCCGTGGTGCTGGCGTTGGCGGGCGTCGTGGGGTGGCGGGTCGGGCGCAAGGCCGAGCTTTCGCACGGCACCGGTTAG